The Venturia canescens isolate UGA chromosome 7, ASM1945775v1, whole genome shotgun sequence genome segment AGGTTATTATCTGACAGAAacaattgatatttttatttctattatcTCAAGTATCGGGTTGCGggcttactattttttttattagcgcACCATTCGATAATATCGTTGTAGACTGGTTGTAGAATTCAATATCAATGTATTTCTGACGTTTCCGTAGCAGCAGTTTTGGTTTCACTTTACGATGATTGACGTGTGGGTCGCTGATAAAGAATCCAGTATCCAGTTGAACcgttgaacaaaaaaactgcGTTTATGTGATTGTTTCTACTACGTCGGTGGTTTCTATACCTATACCACCTACTGAAACTTGGCTTGAAGAAGAGTCAGTCATCGGCGGCTCGATGGCTCTCACGTGACCAGCTCACCATCGAAGTCAACACCTCTCGTGGTCGAATCTTGCAAAATTCGAATTACTCCCGCGCGGCACtaatttttcgttcgaacTGCTGTCTCGTcttttacacattttttttgtcgtgTTTTGTTTGATTCTCGATATATTGATGCACCAACGATTTTCCAACTCAAAACGATTCTTGGGCGAGGTTCAACATTCTTCGACTGCTTCGTTTGCTCCGAAAATTCGATCTGTTGAACAATCTGGAAAGTAGTTTAGCAGCTTTTGTCCctcgaaaaagatttttcaagccAACCAAGAAGACaacttcaattattttttttccagtgacTTCGATAATTACAATGGCATTTTTTGTCTATATAATGTCAGTGTGTTTCGTCtgctgcattttttttctgtataagcCAGGAGTCATGATTTCCCACTAACAGAGGTTATTCCTAAGAACTCCATAGAGacttgaaggaaaaaatatgaaaaatacatcGGATCCACGATTGTCGCTATAGTAAACTTTAATGAGGACAAACCGAGCCCCATAGAGCTTTGATTTACATTATGAGTTGATGATTCACGATGTTCATATTTCAAGTAGTTTCTTGTAACACCAACTCGTTAGCAGATCATTTCGTTTCTCGTCATCTTCCACAGCCATCAGAGTCGTTACACTCGAAAAGTTTCGTTCATATTATATAGAGCTGATGAGATCATGTTTATGATTCATATGTGGGAGACGCAAATTGTGGGCAAGTCTGCGTGGATCGTTCGtaaagaatttcacaatttaatTTCGTTACAATACGTTTTCCACTTTCAATAAGTAACAGTATTTGTTTTATTCGTCGATCTGATCACCATTGAGAGGCTTTTTTTGCGTTTGGAAAAGGAACATTTtcggaaaataattgaacgttacacaattttaattgttttataatTCTTCAGCATTATCATTGTTGTTGAAAGAATCTAAAAATCGAAATGGACTTTCATTTACactattagtttttttttttttttttcgatgaaaaacagAATTACTGCCATGCTTAACTGTTGATGTGCAAGAACTCTAATTGGAAATCTCATTACGATGATGGAATCTTGCAAGGCTGACAGTAGGAACCAACGTTTTGTAACGAATGCTCGTGAAAGGGATCGCAATCTGAGGTACATTCGTTATCCATCAATATTTATCACCAATTTCAAAGTACGTGTGTTAATTGTtatgaaaaaaggaaactTTCGTTATGCAGCGTGAATACAGCGTACACGACCCTGAGGACATTAATACCTACGGAGCCTGTCGATagaaaactatcgaaaatTGAAACGTTGAGATTGGCGACCGGTTACATAAGCCATTTGCATGCCATTCTCGTTGCCGAGTGCACAGAGCAACCGtgttcgaaattgaaaaaaagtagctTCACCATTCATGAAACCAGGAACAACGACTGGACACAGTCGACGAAACAACTGAGGACTGAAGTTTGTATCTTTTGTCTCGCcatgaacaaaaaatacgtgagtaatcaaatacttttaaaatttattgccaagccatttttttgatgatatAATTCGTGTCTCGAGAAATAACTTTCAAGTCATCGTTGTCTCAATTGTTTCTAATCATCCAATCGTAATTCTTCGATAAAAGGAATTTCTGAAATTTGACCATTTGAGAATGAATTATtagttgtcatttttttcctcgtataTTATCATTGGTCATACATTActtgaaataaacaaaaaaaaaattgatcatgTTAGGTACGTTTCATTTAGACATATAGGTGTGGAATAATTTACAATTGCCTAAAAGCGTCTTGCATCCCATAAAAGAGATAACGCATTACAAACGTCTTTCATACAATTCGTAATAATCGTTCACGTTAATGTTTTATATGTTCATGGGATCATTCATAAAATAATATGTCATTCATACCTCTCGTTTAAAGTACAAATAAGataagattataaaatttatatctattgttgaaaaataatataaattgaatatatacatgtatagttAAGtactattttttaattaatgaaaCGCAGAATAGGCACACTCGATCGATCGGAATATAACGTCTATAAATGTGCCCACGCATAAATTTCAGAGTGTGTAGATTATTCGTATTAATCATAATGAAATTCACTTGAATTCGACTTGTcagaaaattaaagaattaacaTTGCCTGTTGTTAAGTCTAAATTTGACTAAAAAGTTTAGTCTTTATACAGTTTTACTACTGCACAATCCACGTACTTTCACAATGGGTGTGactgggggaaaaaaaaaaaaaaaaaaaaaaaaaattagaaactcAGTAAAACTGGTGATAATTGATTTTGCAAAAACAGGCTATATGTATTTGACGTTATTGACTTTATACACGTGcatatataaaatgaaaactaaGCTTTGACCTTATCAAACGTCGCGTTGCGTTGATACTTTTGATGAATTAAAATTCGTAACACTGCTACAATAACTATTTTAATTGGTTGACTTATTATGATAAATTACAACCTGTATACGACGTCGTTCAtgaacttttctttttttttccattatttcatgttgaacgaataaaataagattcattttaataataatccacatgtaaaaatatttttgacacAGTGATTTGTTGCAGGCATCAACGTTGCCGAGTGTATGAAGCATGGGATTAAATGTCAGCTTTAAAAAAACTTGCAAGTACCGTTCTTCGAAATCTTCTACAAAAATTGAAAGGTGGATTTTACAAAGCACCATTCGAAAGAATTGGTCTTCGAAATTGCTTTTTCTTCGTAATTTTGGATACAATCACGCGTACTGGGGATTCTCAACATAGCCAAAAGTACAAGTGCAATCGCTTACAATTTCAGCTTCAGTTAAAAGTAGGTCATTAACCATAAACTGAgggtaaaaaattatatactcctaattaattttttatgttggAACAATtctcgggaaaaaaatttacttaaaaaaatgagatgttgcgtaaatgagaaaatttcgaTGCTTAATATAACGCAATTATTGATAACACATAAAatgaacattaaaatttggcaTTTGTTTACGGATATTAAAAAGGATGGAAGATTTTTTACAAACACCTTCCAGTTTTCTTGTCAATTCATATTCGCAGAGAATAACATAAGAAGCCTCATTCAAAACGAACGAATAAATTTCCTGTCTCTGAAAGACGAGCATTTAAAAGTTAAGTGTTTCCCCATGAATTATAGTTTATTCTATTTTATccttatatagaaaaaattggaacggaaaaaaattatccttGAGAAAAACATTTACAAACTTTTCAAGTAAAATTCCATTTGTAATTGATTTATCCAACGGGCTAATACAAATAGCCTCttcatcttttcaaatatatttcgagTGCCTGTCGTGGTTGCTTCCAAATATGAGTCTGCGATGATGATAAtagtaaacaaaaataaaaataaatgagcaactgctCAAATATTAACGAAGCATTTTTTatgcagttttttttctttttacgttCGAGACAAAATCGCACACGTAACAGCAGCTGCAAACCGTCGTCCATCTTCCTCTTTTCGAATTATCTCTTAGAATATTAGTATTTCATATAAGTAATGAGAAatacatcattttttcttagTCGAAcacaacgcgttttctttctttcacaATGAAGATATgatttagaaaaatatttgaaacaaCGAAAGAAACAAGTGTTTGTAATCACGACTGCAGATACGATGTAAGATTTTGCCTGAGGTACGAGCAGTTCCGAGTATGAGAAAACTTCAAGATATCAAACAATTGCCAAAGCAGAAAAGTAAAAACTCTATTTTTTCTACTCAATATTGAAAagatagataaaaaaatgcgtaatcgaaatttcgaggaaGCAGTACGCGGACCGTATGAAAAAGCAAatttgtcgattcacaaatttttacatttttacaaTGAGGGCTATGTTATTTCTGCAAGATGGATTAATTGAAACACAATTTTATGTTTTCTTGTTTTGATTCTATAGTTACACCGCTATAAAATGTTTAATACCTAATCGAAAATAATCCGCTATGCCgttgcgaattttttttcacattgttGCACGCCATTTTACACACGCATCGAAGACTACTCTCAAAACGCTTACTTCCCTTCAACTCTGACTATATACAATAATGTTCTGTTTCGTGAGAATCGCGTAACGTCTCAAGCAAAAATTCGGAATTCCGTCTTCATCGCCTGTCGcaatctttttttcgataaaaactcATAGAAAGCTACAAAAAGTCGATATGTTTTTTGTCTTGTCTCTAACggcgatataaaacaaaattgaattgTAAACGAGCACAAAATTCGTAAGAACTCTTGTCAATGTAATTGCAGCGATAAAATAGAAATGTTTGCGCTTAAATTTCATAGGGTCGTCACAAAGAGCTTTCGAGAAAGGCGTAAATGCATGTACTAGTCtttgaaaatgacaaataaaaaggaaataaaggtTGGAACTTACGAGATGATTTGATAAGGGACGAAGGAATTAAAAATACTGATCTCAAAAAGTGAAGCCTGATCGGACACGCATCGTGACCAGCCGGCAACGACGAATtatctatataaatatataatattaGTAATAATATTTCTATAAATTAGTAATTAAGGTCGTGCTTAAGGTCGGGTCCCACGTGCCGCTTCTTCCAGTGCTCGGACCTTAAGCTCACGATCGCGTTGTTgtctaaaaataaaagaaacgaatGGTTTTTCAGCAACATTTCAAGCGCTGTCTAGTAACTCgtgttttgtgttttttttttttttaaatcccgaCATCGGAGAACCTTGCGCCACTTTTTTAGCAtgtactttttcttttctttttgttttaattCAAAAGAATTTGTTTTTACGAACGAAGACGGAGCAAAGTCAAAACGGTGACAGAAAAACGTCATACttggttttctttttcgtcgaCGTTTCGAGGTTTAGAAAAATGTGTaaatgtacgaaaaaaatgtaattacaAATAGCACCTCAGATATTCTTCGTGCTGAGCAACTAAAGAAGCGTGAGGCGGAAACCGCTCTCGTTCCATGATCAAGTGACGTTGGAGCTGTTCGTGGTGTGCGGCCATGTCCGCGTAAGGACGTCCAAGAAGCTCCGCGGGATGAAGCGCGAGTGTCGGGTCCCTCGGCATCATAcctggtctaggataattggCCCCAGCTGCCGCTGTATGATAAACATTAATAAATTGTAGGTGGAAATACGTGCACATATTGAAGGGGATGCTTCGCGTGAACAtacgatatttaaaaatgaaaacagatTGAAGGTTGATGTGAGACAAAGTGCGAATCGAATTGGCTCGATGCTAAGGTCGAATTAAGGTGTATCAAGGACGGATAAATATGAATTAAGCAATAATAACATAAAGATTACCTAATCGTTCAAGGCGGTCCCGATCAAGTTGACTGGGTCCGGGGGGAGCGCCGTAAAGCCCAAATTGATGAAGGCCTTGTGGGGGTCCTGAAGGGCCGGGGGTGAGGCCGGCAGCGGCATATCGTCTATGAATTTCGAGCCAATGTGGATCGACGGGAGTGGCCATGGGTCTGGGGGTGCCTTTGAGTAATTCCTCTTTGAGTCTGTCATTCAGTTCTCGCTCTCGGAGTTCTCTGatttctcgttctcttttctctctttccaaaTGTTCCAGTTCGAGTCGTTCGCGAGCACCAGGTCCATACATGTAGTGAAGCATAGGATCGGGAGGTGCCGAATGTCGTGCAGGAGAAAAGGCCGCGTGCGGCCTAGCATATTCTGAAAGTTGTCTCAACGCCGGAGTATCGGCATAAGAACCAGACCTGGCAGTGGCGTATCGATCGTAAGGTGAAACGACAGGCTCGAGGGGTCCTCTGCTGGGAGGTTTACAGCTTTCCATTTGTTTTTCAGGAGTCGTCATTTTCCTTGCTTGTTGAGTAGCGGCAGCGACACGATCAcgttcttctctttctctctcggccTGTTTTCTTAACCTCTCCTCGCGCTTTCTTGCCAGTTTTGAATCCGGTACAGGTTTGAAGGTCAGATCAGTTCTCGTGCAAGAATTATTTTCCCCTCTATTCCAATGTCGAAGGAAAATAGCGGATTGTGATCTGTGGCATTCGCAGTCCTCGATTCTGGGTTCAGGGGATGGGCCGCGAGGGCTCGGAGTCTCTTCGGGTTCGGGTTCGATGATTTCTTGTTCCATTTTCAATTCAGGAACTTGAATAGTTTGTTGCTGCAATTGCTGAGGTGGTGGCGGTGGTGGCGGTGGTGGTTGTTGATGATGATGAGATTGTTGGTGATGGTGATGCTGTTGTTGTaattgctgttgttgttgcagTTGCTGTTGTTGGTGTTGCTGATGTTGTTGCTgatgttgctgttgttgctgctgctgctgttgttgttgttgttgttgctgctgctgctgctgctgctgttgttgttgctgctgttgttgttgttgctgctgctgctgttgttgttgttgttgttgttgctgctgctgctgctgttgttgctgctgctgctgctgctgttgatgGGGACGATGCTGGTGATGATGCAATACGGAACTCGTAGACATCAAGCACGAGGAAACGAGGGGTTTTCTTTGAGAACTCGAATGAACGGTCGACGAATGACCGTGGGAACTGTGCGACGAAATAGTCATCAATTTATCATGGTGGAGGGTAGCGGCTTGATGCATGGACGATTGATGGTGATGCGTCGCTACCAAATTTTCACCCTCGTCCCGAGAAGTCGAAACGCTCGATGAGCTTGTACTCGAATGATGGGCCGCCATCATCGTCGTACTATCTTGACTTCGTTGCGACGAAGGCGGTGGTATAGCGTGTGGCACAGGCCCGTACGGATACGGTGTAAATGAAGGGTAACCGGCGACCGGAGGATAACCGGGATAAGCGTGCGGATGGTAAGGATGCATCGCTGCAAATAGGGAATGATGCATCAATGTGTGGTGGGGATGGAAAGGATGCGTCATGTGAGGACTCGGCTGTTGCGACGGGTGCATTACCGGCTGGGGAATAGAAGTTGGGGGAGGCGGCAAACCCGGCTGTGGGGACGCGGCGACTGATTGAACTTGAGCAACTTGTTGATTTTGCTGTTGGTGATGATGATGCTGCATCGATTGCTGCGATTGAGAATTCGAGTGCGAATG includes the following:
- the LOC122413315 gene encoding basic helix-loop-helix transcription factor scleraxis-like, with protein sequence MMESCKADSRNQRFVTNARERDRNLRKLSLCSVNTAYTTLRTLIPTEPVDRKLSKIETLRLATGYISHLHAILVAECTEQPCSKLKKSSFTIHETRNNDWTQSTKQLRTEVCIFCLAMNKKYASTLPSV